In Cryptomeria japonica unplaced genomic scaffold, Sugi_1.0 HiC_scaffold_180, whole genome shotgun sequence, a single genomic region encodes these proteins:
- the LOC131867721 gene encoding laccase-3-like isoform X2 yields the protein MLQREHTFITPHLLHGVRQIRTAWADGAGYITQCPIQAGVKYTYKFRIIAQEGTLWWHAHVSWLRATVHGAIVIYPKKGSSYPFPQPYSEFPIVLGEWWNKDPEAVERLLIQTGSAPNISDAFLINGQPGDLYSCSKSGTTKISVQRGKTYLLRIVNAAVNNHLFFKIASHNFTVVALDVCYTKPYTTDIMLITPGQTADVLLTANQAIAKYYIAANVYTTQSIGFFDNTTTTAILSYVGSHSSATPSLPQFPTYNDTATVTKFNKGLRSLASKEHPIEVPQNIDEKLLITIGLGLFPCRTNVTTNCQGPNNTRVTASMNNVSFVLPDIAILQAYYFGINGVFTTDFPSNPPIVFNYTSDNIPRSLWSPITGTKVKVLNYNATVQVVFQATNIFQPDDHPMHIHGYDFYVVGEGFGNYNARTDPLTFNLVDPPERNTVGVPVGGWTAIRFKADNPGVWFVHCHFDDHLTWGLNMVFVVKNGHGNLASLEKPPPKLPKC from the exons ATGCTTCAGCGAGAGCACACGTTCATCACTCCACATTTGTT GCATGGAGTGAGACAGATTCGCACAGCATGGGCTGATGGAGCAGGGTATATAACTCAATGCCCGATTCAAGCAGGAGTAAAATATACGTACAAATTCAGGATTATTGCACAGGAAGGAACCTTGTGGTGGCATGCCCATGTCTCGTGGCTGCGTGCAACAGTTCACGGAGCAATAGTTATCTATCCAAAGAAAGGAAGCTCTTATCCGTTTCCTCAACCCTATTCAGAGTTTCCCATCGTGTTAG GAGAATGGTGGAACAAAGATCCTGAAGCGGTCGAAAGGCTATTAATTCAAACAGGAAGTGCACCTAATATATCCGATGCCTTTCTCATCAATGGTCAGCCAGGAGATCTCTATTCTTGCTCCAAATCAG GAACAACTAAAATCTCTGTACAACGAGGAAAAACGTACCTTCTACGTATTGTTAATGCTGCAGTCAATAATCACCTCTTTTTCAAGATTGCATCACACAATTTCACAGTGGTAGCCTTAGATGTTTGCTACACAAAACCATACACAACAGACATAATGCTTATAACCCCTGGCCAAACTGCAGATGTTCTTCTCACCGCCAATCAAGCAATAGCCAAATACTACATTGCTGCCAATGTATACACTACCCAATCTATTGGATTCTTTGATAACACCACAACAACTGCCATTCTTAGCTATGTGGGTTCTCACTCATCTGCCACCCCATCTCTTCCACAATTTCCAACATACAATGACACTGCAACTGTCACTAAATTTAATAAAGGATTACGAAGCCTAGCTTCAAAAGAGCACCCAATAGAAGTTCCCCAGAACATTGATGAGAAACTCCTAATAACAATAGGACTTGGTTTATTTCCCTGTAGAACTAACGTGACCACCAACTGTCAAGGCCCCAACAATACCAGAGTAACTGCTAGTATGAACAATGTATCTTTTGTCCTGCCAGATATAGCCATACTTCAAGCTTATTATTTTGGTATTAATGGTGTCTTTACCACTGATTTTCCTTCAAACCCACCAATTGTGTTTAATTATACAAGTGACAATATACCCAGAAGTCTTTGGTCACCAATCACTGGAACAAAAGTTAAAGTGCTAAATTATAATGCTACAGTTCAAGTGGTGTTCCAAGCAACGAATATCTTCCAGCCTGATGACCATCCAATGCATATTCATGGTTATGATTTTTATGTTGTGGGAGAGGGATTTGGTAACTACAATGCTCGAACAGATCCTCTCACATTCAATTTGGTTGATCCACCAGAACGGAATACTGTGGGAGTTCCTGTTGGTGGGTGGACTGCTATCAGATTCAAAGCTGACAATCCAG GTGTTTGGTTTGTGCACTGTCATTTTGATGATCATCTAACATGGGGATTGAATATGGTCTTCGTGGTGAAGAATGGCCATGGCAATTTGGCAAGTTTGGAGAAGCCTCCTCCTAAACTCCCGAAATGCTAG
- the LOC131867721 gene encoding laccase-3-like isoform X1, which yields MSLCSGYFSMVSSVVLLTFLALFDASARAHVHHSTFVIESTPITRLCQTHSRVIVNGEFPGPTLYVHNGDSVRVKTINKSNYNATIHWHGVRQIRTAWADGAGYITQCPIQAGVKYTYKFRIIAQEGTLWWHAHVSWLRATVHGAIVIYPKKGSSYPFPQPYSEFPIVLGEWWNKDPEAVERLLIQTGSAPNISDAFLINGQPGDLYSCSKSGTTKISVQRGKTYLLRIVNAAVNNHLFFKIASHNFTVVALDVCYTKPYTTDIMLITPGQTADVLLTANQAIAKYYIAANVYTTQSIGFFDNTTTTAILSYVGSHSSATPSLPQFPTYNDTATVTKFNKGLRSLASKEHPIEVPQNIDEKLLITIGLGLFPCRTNVTTNCQGPNNTRVTASMNNVSFVLPDIAILQAYYFGINGVFTTDFPSNPPIVFNYTSDNIPRSLWSPITGTKVKVLNYNATVQVVFQATNIFQPDDHPMHIHGYDFYVVGEGFGNYNARTDPLTFNLVDPPERNTVGVPVGGWTAIRFKADNPGVWFVHCHFDDHLTWGLNMVFVVKNGHGNLASLEKPPPKLPKC from the exons ATGTCGTTATGTTCAGGGTATTTTTCGATGGTCTCCTCAGTTGTGCTCCTTACATTCCTTGCCTTGTTCGATGCTTCAGCGAGAGCACACGTTCATCACTCCACATTTGTT ATTGAATCAACACCTATTACTAGGCTATGTCAGACGCATAGCAGAGTCATAGTGAATGGAGAGTTCCCTGGTCCTACTCTGTATGTACACAATGGCGACAGTGTTAGAGTTAAAACGATCAACAAATCCAATTACAATGCCACCATCCACTG GCATGGAGTGAGACAGATTCGCACAGCATGGGCTGATGGAGCAGGGTATATAACTCAATGCCCGATTCAAGCAGGAGTAAAATATACGTACAAATTCAGGATTATTGCACAGGAAGGAACCTTGTGGTGGCATGCCCATGTCTCGTGGCTGCGTGCAACAGTTCACGGAGCAATAGTTATCTATCCAAAGAAAGGAAGCTCTTATCCGTTTCCTCAACCCTATTCAGAGTTTCCCATCGTGTTAG GAGAATGGTGGAACAAAGATCCTGAAGCGGTCGAAAGGCTATTAATTCAAACAGGAAGTGCACCTAATATATCCGATGCCTTTCTCATCAATGGTCAGCCAGGAGATCTCTATTCTTGCTCCAAATCAG GAACAACTAAAATCTCTGTACAACGAGGAAAAACGTACCTTCTACGTATTGTTAATGCTGCAGTCAATAATCACCTCTTTTTCAAGATTGCATCACACAATTTCACAGTGGTAGCCTTAGATGTTTGCTACACAAAACCATACACAACAGACATAATGCTTATAACCCCTGGCCAAACTGCAGATGTTCTTCTCACCGCCAATCAAGCAATAGCCAAATACTACATTGCTGCCAATGTATACACTACCCAATCTATTGGATTCTTTGATAACACCACAACAACTGCCATTCTTAGCTATGTGGGTTCTCACTCATCTGCCACCCCATCTCTTCCACAATTTCCAACATACAATGACACTGCAACTGTCACTAAATTTAATAAAGGATTACGAAGCCTAGCTTCAAAAGAGCACCCAATAGAAGTTCCCCAGAACATTGATGAGAAACTCCTAATAACAATAGGACTTGGTTTATTTCCCTGTAGAACTAACGTGACCACCAACTGTCAAGGCCCCAACAATACCAGAGTAACTGCTAGTATGAACAATGTATCTTTTGTCCTGCCAGATATAGCCATACTTCAAGCTTATTATTTTGGTATTAATGGTGTCTTTACCACTGATTTTCCTTCAAACCCACCAATTGTGTTTAATTATACAAGTGACAATATACCCAGAAGTCTTTGGTCACCAATCACTGGAACAAAAGTTAAAGTGCTAAATTATAATGCTACAGTTCAAGTGGTGTTCCAAGCAACGAATATCTTCCAGCCTGATGACCATCCAATGCATATTCATGGTTATGATTTTTATGTTGTGGGAGAGGGATTTGGTAACTACAATGCTCGAACAGATCCTCTCACATTCAATTTGGTTGATCCACCAGAACGGAATACTGTGGGAGTTCCTGTTGGTGGGTGGACTGCTATCAGATTCAAAGCTGACAATCCAG GTGTTTGGTTTGTGCACTGTCATTTTGATGATCATCTAACATGGGGATTGAATATGGTCTTCGTGGTGAAGAATGGCCATGGCAATTTGGCAAGTTTGGAGAAGCCTCCTCCTAAACTCCCGAAATGCTAG